A window of Pseudomonadota bacterium contains these coding sequences:
- the ccoP gene encoding cytochrome-c oxidase, cbb3-type subunit III: protein MADFNSAIWSILIAVTTVVSIVVLLWFTWYQAQGKKRVHGEQIETMGHTWDGDLSEYNNPLPKWWLNMFYITLVWGIGYLIAYPGLGTYKGMLGWTEQSQYEAEMAQADATYGPLFEKYKSTDIAKLADDAEALGVGKRLFATYCTQCHGSDAGGARGFPNLTDNDWLYGGTPEAIEQSILAGRQAAMPAWGAIIGAEGTQNVASYVEHLAGRQVDPAQVDAGQKVYSTTCVACHGPDGKGNVAMGAPNLADDIWLYGGSRERIVESIEKGRNGRMPAHKEFLGDAKVHLLAAYVYSFTKGNAPAK from the coding sequence ATGGCTGATTTCAACAGTGCAATATGGAGCATCCTCATCGCGGTGACGACGGTGGTCAGCATCGTGGTCCTGCTGTGGTTCACCTGGTACCAGGCGCAGGGTAAGAAGCGCGTCCACGGTGAGCAGATCGAGACCATGGGTCATACCTGGGACGGCGATCTGTCGGAGTACAACAACCCGCTGCCGAAATGGTGGCTCAACATGTTCTACATCACGCTGGTGTGGGGCATCGGCTACCTCATCGCCTACCCGGGTCTCGGCACCTACAAGGGCATGCTGGGCTGGACCGAGCAAAGCCAATATGAAGCGGAGATGGCGCAGGCCGACGCGACCTATGGGCCGCTCTTCGAGAAGTACAAGAGCACCGATATCGCCAAGCTGGCTGACGATGCCGAGGCGCTCGGCGTCGGCAAGCGCCTGTTCGCGACCTACTGCACGCAGTGTCACGGCTCGGACGCCGGCGGTGCGCGCGGCTTCCCCAACCTGACCGACAACGACTGGCTGTACGGCGGCACGCCGGAAGCCATCGAGCAGTCGATCCTGGCTGGTCGCCAGGCGGCGATGCCGGCATGGGGCGCGATCATCGGTGCCGAAGGCACGCAGAACGTGGCCTCCTATGTCGAGCACCTCGCCGGTCGCCAGGTCGACCCGGCGCAGGTCGATGCCGGGCAGAAGGTGTACAGCACCACCTGCGTGGCCTGTCACGGGCCGGACGGCAAGGGCAATGTCGCGATGGGCGCGCCCAATCTCGCCGACGACATCTGGCTGTACGGCGGCTCGCGCGAGCGCATCGTCGAGTCCATCGAGAAGGGACGCAATGGCCGTATGCCGGCACACAAGGAGTTCCTCGGCGATGCCAAGGTGCACCTGCTGGCGGCCTACGTGTACAGCTTCACCAAGGGCAACGCGCCGGCCAAGTAA
- a CDS encoding helix-turn-helix domain-containing protein translates to MRSNVFDFPKLAVSCGECQWSRSCVAHGFAVAGAGEEGPGLRCSAPLKRNTHVFQQGEPLEFLYILRSGSAKSYFDNADGLEQIVAFHYPGDLLGFDAVANGHHQTAVIALETASLCRIPFSSIETVASRTPKLWAEVMRSAARQMMEKNNHALLLGQKSAQARFASLLLYLSNRFAARGCSRTEFNLSMPRQDIANYLSLAVETVSRLFGDLQIQGIISVDRRYVRILSLEKLRAIAGESANAAARLGSL, encoded by the coding sequence ATGCGCAGCAACGTGTTCGATTTTCCGAAACTCGCGGTGTCCTGTGGCGAGTGCCAGTGGTCGCGTTCCTGCGTGGCCCATGGCTTCGCGGTGGCCGGCGCGGGCGAAGAGGGCCCGGGGCTGCGCTGCTCGGCGCCGCTGAAGCGCAATACCCACGTCTTCCAGCAGGGCGAGCCGCTGGAGTTCCTGTACATCCTGCGCTCGGGTTCGGCCAAGTCCTATTTCGACAACGCCGACGGCCTCGAGCAGATCGTGGCCTTCCATTACCCGGGGGACCTCCTGGGCTTCGACGCGGTGGCCAACGGCCATCACCAGACCGCGGTCATCGCGCTGGAAACCGCGTCCCTGTGCCGCATTCCCTTCAGCTCCATCGAGACCGTCGCGTCGCGCACGCCCAAGCTGTGGGCCGAAGTGATGCGTTCGGCGGCGCGCCAGATGATGGAAAAGAACAACCACGCGCTGCTGCTCGGCCAGAAGTCCGCGCAGGCGCGCTTCGCCAGCCTCCTGCTGTATCTCTCCAACCGATTCGCGGCACGTGGCTGCTCGCGCACCGAGTTCAACTTGAGCATGCCGCGCCAGGACATCGCCAACTACCTGTCGTTGGCGGTGGAAACCGTCAGCCGCCTGTTCGGCGACCTGCAGATCCAGGGCATCATCTCCGTCGACCGTCGCTACGTGCGCATCCTGTCGCTGGAGAAGCTGCGCGCGATTGCCGGTGAGTCGGCCAACGCGGCGGCCCGTCTCGGCTCGCTGTAA
- a CDS encoding response regulator transcription factor yields the protein MTTLEQTVFVVDDDVAVRTSLALLIRSMGLTVEAFESAHAFLSVCDPERSGCLVLDIRMPGMSGLEMQEELQRRAIGLPVIFITGHGDVSMAVRAMKLGAVDFIEKPFNDQHLLDRINQALEVDRTARAARAERATLASRIDLLSPREREVMERIVAGQANKVIAIELGLSERTVEIHRAKVMTKTGARSLAELVTMVNRAG from the coding sequence ATGACAACGCTAGAACAAACGGTTTTCGTGGTCGACGACGACGTCGCGGTGCGCACTTCCCTGGCGCTCTTGATCCGTTCCATGGGCCTGACCGTCGAGGCTTTCGAGTCGGCCCATGCCTTCCTGTCGGTGTGTGACCCGGAGCGTTCGGGCTGCCTGGTGCTGGACATCCGCATGCCGGGCATGAGCGGGCTGGAAATGCAGGAAGAGCTGCAGCGCCGCGCCATCGGCCTGCCGGTGATCTTCATCACCGGCCACGGCGACGTGTCGATGGCGGTGCGCGCGATGAAGCTCGGCGCCGTCGATTTCATCGAAAAGCCGTTCAACGACCAGCACCTCCTGGACCGCATCAACCAGGCCCTGGAGGTCGACCGCACCGCGCGCGCGGCGCGCGCCGAACGGGCCACGCTAGCCTCGCGCATCGATCTTTTGTCGCCGCGCGAGCGCGAAGTGATGGAGCGCATCGTCGCCGGCCAGGCCAACAAGGTCATCGCCATCGAACTCGGGCTGTCCGAGCGCACCGTCGAAATCCATCGCGCCAAGGTCATGACCAAGACCGGCGCACGCTCCCTGGCGGAACTGGTGACAATGGTGAATCGGGCGGGGTGA
- a CDS encoding cbb3-type cytochrome c oxidase subunit 3: MAMSNFFSAWTVIAALIFLGVTAWAMSGKRKAEFDEAARIPLDDDEHDKFEIDLEIDKGVR, from the coding sequence ATGGCCATGAGTAATTTCTTCTCCGCCTGGACCGTGATCGCCGCGCTGATCTTTCTCGGCGTCACGGCCTGGGCCATGAGCGGCAAGCGCAAGGCCGAGTTCGACGAGGCCGCGCGCATCCCGCTGGATGACGACGAACACGACAAGTTCGAGATTGATTTAGAGATTGATAAGGGAGTGCGCTGA
- a CDS encoding response regulator has protein sequence MRADHAGARQAAPSVLVVNQDPVARNRIVAVLAAAQFDVSACASAAEALALLRIAPRNAMVVDASLEGGSSVDLLHACVAAGIAPTTIMTTARGEIESAVEALREGFSDYVAEPYDNRLTEALLSALASTSDTPSTFKRSA, from the coding sequence ATGCGAGCAGACCACGCCGGGGCGCGCCAAGCCGCGCCCAGCGTACTGGTGGTGAACCAGGATCCGGTCGCGCGCAATCGTATCGTGGCGGTGTTGGCCGCCGCCCAGTTCGACGTCAGCGCCTGTGCCAGTGCCGCCGAGGCCCTGGCCCTGCTGCGCATCGCACCTCGCAACGCCATGGTCGTCGATGCATCCCTCGAGGGGGGCAGCAGCGTCGACCTGCTGCACGCCTGCGTGGCGGCCGGTATCGCACCCACCACCATCATGACCACCGCGCGCGGCGAGATTGAATCCGCCGTCGAGGCGCTGCGCGAGGGCTTCAGCGACTACGTCGCCGAACCCTACGACAACCGCCTGACAGAGGCGCTGCTCAGCGCCCTGGCGTCGACGTCCGACACCCCCAGCACGTTCAAGCGCAGCGCTTAG
- the ccoG gene encoding cytochrome c oxidase accessory protein CcoG yields the protein MTEPTPDLSAPATPANVEQALYEKRQKIYPREVHGTFAALRTTAVFVLLGLFYGLPWLSWDGRQAVLFDLPARKFYVFGLTFWPQDFLLLTLLLMMSALSLFLFTALAGRLWCGYACPQTVWTEVFLWMERLVEGTRQQQMKLDQAPWSARKLRIKATKQLLWVSFAAWTGFTFVCFFTPAAKLGHEMATFTVGPWEAFWMGFYALATYGNAGFLREQVCKYMCPYARFQSAMFDKDTLIISYDKERGDPRGSRKAGSDPKARGLGDCINCTMCVQVCPTGIDIRNGLQYECIGCSACVDVCNDVMKKMDYAPNLIRYTTQNALDGKPSRVIRARVLVYSGLLGAVGLLFMYLLLSRSPLGLDVIRDRNQLYRERAGKIENVYTLKVLNLADHAREFHVTATGIEGLELSMANGAVSVPAGGVLDVPVILRAQEENLEAVSTTVHFTLTAADDAALNFTHNAKFLGPRP from the coding sequence ATGACTGAACCGACTCCCGATCTTTCCGCGCCGGCCACGCCGGCCAACGTCGAACAGGCGCTGTACGAAAAGCGCCAGAAAATCTATCCGCGCGAAGTGCACGGCACGTTCGCCGCGCTGCGCACCACGGCGGTGTTCGTGCTGCTCGGCCTGTTTTACGGCCTGCCCTGGCTGTCGTGGGACGGTCGCCAGGCGGTGTTGTTCGACCTGCCCGCCCGCAAGTTCTATGTCTTTGGCCTGACCTTCTGGCCGCAAGACTTCCTGCTGCTGACCCTGCTGCTCATGATGAGCGCGCTGTCGCTGTTCCTGTTCACCGCCCTCGCCGGCCGCCTGTGGTGTGGCTATGCCTGTCCGCAGACAGTGTGGACGGAAGTCTTCCTGTGGATGGAACGGCTGGTGGAAGGCACGCGCCAGCAACAGATGAAGCTCGACCAGGCGCCCTGGAGCGCGCGCAAGCTGCGCATCAAGGCCACCAAGCAGCTGCTGTGGGTGAGCTTCGCCGCCTGGACCGGTTTCACCTTCGTGTGTTTCTTCACGCCCGCCGCCAAGCTCGGTCACGAAATGGCGACTTTCACCGTTGGCCCGTGGGAAGCGTTCTGGATGGGTTTCTATGCCCTGGCCACCTACGGCAACGCCGGCTTCCTGCGCGAACAGGTGTGCAAGTACATGTGCCCCTATGCGCGCTTCCAGAGTGCGATGTTCGACAAGGACACCCTCATCATCTCCTACGACAAGGAACGCGGCGACCCGCGCGGCTCGCGCAAGGCCGGCTCCGATCCCAAGGCGCGCGGGCTCGGCGACTGCATCAACTGCACGATGTGCGTGCAGGTGTGCCCGACCGGCATCGACATCCGCAACGGCCTGCAGTACGAGTGCATCGGCTGCTCGGCCTGCGTCGACGTGTGCAATGACGTGATGAAGAAGATGGATTACGCGCCCAATCTCATCCGCTACACCACCCAGAACGCGCTGGACGGCAAGCCGAGCCGCGTGATCCGCGCGCGCGTGCTGGTCTACAGCGGCCTGTTGGGCGCGGTGGGCCTGTTGTTCATGTACCTGTTGTTGTCGCGCTCACCGCTCGGCCTCGACGTCATCCGTGACCGCAACCAGCTCTACCGTGAGCGCGCCGGCAAGATCGAAAACGTCTACACCTTGAAAGTCTTGAACCTCGCCGACCACGCCCGCGAATTCCACGTCACGGCCACCGGCATCGAAGGCCTGGAACTGTCGATGGCGAACGGCGCCGTGTCGGTGCCTGCCGGTGGCGTGCTCGATGTGCCGGTCATCCTGCGTGCGCAGGAAGAGAACCTCGAGGCGGTCAGCACCACCGTGCATTTCACCCTGACCGCGGCCGACGACGCCGCGCTCAATTTCACCCACAACGCCAAATTCCTGGGGCCAAGGCCATGA
- the ccoO gene encoding cytochrome-c oxidase, cbb3-type subunit II has translation MKHEAIETNIGFMMILIILTISVGGLIQIVPLFFQQSTTQPVEGLKPYSALELAGRDVYIREGCYVCHSQMIRPFRAETERYGHYSLAGEFVYDHPFQWGSKRTGPDLHRVGGRYSDDWHRVHLNNPRDVVPESIMPGYPWLEKTELPTDTISARMTVLRTLGLPYSDDEIAKAPEALKGKTEADALIAYLQNLGTAVKTRR, from the coding sequence ATGAAACACGAAGCAATCGAAACCAACATCGGGTTCATGATGATCCTGATCATCCTGACCATCAGTGTCGGCGGTCTCATCCAGATCGTGCCGCTGTTCTTCCAGCAGAGCACGACCCAGCCGGTGGAAGGCTTGAAGCCCTACAGCGCGCTGGAACTGGCGGGACGCGACGTCTACATCCGCGAAGGCTGCTATGTCTGCCATTCGCAGATGATTCGTCCGTTCCGCGCCGAGACCGAGCGTTACGGCCACTACTCGCTGGCGGGTGAGTTCGTCTACGACCACCCCTTCCAGTGGGGCTCCAAGCGCACCGGTCCGGACCTGCACCGTGTCGGCGGCCGCTACAGCGACGACTGGCACCGCGTGCATCTGAACAACCCGCGCGACGTGGTGCCGGAGTCGATCATGCCGGGCTACCCGTGGCTGGAGAAGACGGAACTGCCGACCGACACCATCTCGGCGCGCATGACGGTGCTGCGCACCCTGGGACTGCCCTATAGCGACGATGAAATCGCCAAGGCACCGGAAGCCCTCAAGGGCAAGACCGAGGCCGACGCCCTCATCGCCTACCTGCAGAACCTGGGTACGGCGGTCAAGACCCGGAGGTGA
- a CDS encoding FixH family protein: MNDSTVTRTPPRVAARWHQEPIAWLVFGLPAVVVVASFVTLVIAMKGSDTLVVDDYYKQGLEINKVLVREDRAKAAGLALVPELSGDGALTLRFSANPGFAFPDLIDLTLNHATRDDVDRKLPMTHAGNGVYVGKVGKLEAGPWYVDASTATWRVVKRVSVDAKGELRP, from the coding sequence ATGAACGACAGCACCGTTACCCGCACCCCGCCGCGCGTCGCCGCGCGCTGGCACCAGGAACCCATCGCGTGGCTGGTGTTCGGCCTGCCGGCGGTGGTGGTGGTGGCGTCCTTCGTGACGCTGGTCATCGCCATGAAAGGCTCGGACACGCTGGTGGTGGACGACTATTACAAGCAAGGTCTCGAGATCAACAAGGTGCTGGTGCGCGAAGACCGCGCCAAGGCCGCCGGCCTCGCCCTTGTCCCGGAGCTGTCCGGCGACGGCGCGCTGACCCTGCGCTTCAGCGCCAACCCGGGCTTCGCCTTCCCCGACCTCATCGACCTCACGCTCAACCACGCCACGCGCGACGACGTCGACCGCAAGCTGCCCATGACCCACGCCGGCAACGGCGTCTATGTCGGCAAGGTCGGCAAGCTCGAAGCCGGTCCTTGGTACGTGGATGCCTCGACCGCCACCTGGCGCGTGGTGAAACGCGTGAGCGTGGATGCCAAGGGCGAGTTACGGCCGTAG
- the ccoN gene encoding cytochrome-c oxidase, cbb3-type subunit I — MTETYNYKVVRQFAVMTVVWGIVGMLVGVIIAAQMAWPALNFDLPWLSFGRLRPLHTNAVIFAFGGCALFAGSYFIVQRTSHARLFSDGLAAFTFWGWQLVIVLAAVTLPLGITSSKEYAELEWPIDILIAVVWVAYAVVFFGTIAKRRVKHIYVANWFFAGFIITIAVLHIVNSLALPVTLTKSYSVFAGTQDAMVQWWYGHNAVGFFLTAGFLGLMYYFIPKLAERPVFSYRLSIVHFWALVFTYIWAGPHHLHYTALPNWTQSLGMVMSVILLAPSWGGMINGVMTLSGAWHKLRSDPVLRFIIVAVSFYGMSTFEGPMMSIKTVNALSHYTDWTIGHVHSGALGWVGFMSLGCIYYLLPRLYGREIYSLKLVEFHFWVSTIGVVLYISAMWVAGVMQGLMWRAVNSDGTLTYSFIESVNATHPFYIIRALGGLLYLAGTLVMAYNLWRTCSGVKPVVADIPAPAMAH, encoded by the coding sequence ATGACGGAAACCTACAATTACAAGGTCGTCAGGCAGTTCGCCGTCATGACGGTGGTGTGGGGCATCGTCGGCATGTTGGTCGGCGTGATCATTGCCGCGCAGATGGCGTGGCCGGCGCTGAATTTCGACCTGCCGTGGCTGAGTTTCGGCCGACTGCGTCCGCTGCACACCAACGCGGTGATCTTCGCGTTTGGCGGCTGCGCGCTGTTCGCCGGCTCATACTTCATCGTGCAACGCACCAGTCACGCCAGGCTCTTCTCCGACGGCCTGGCGGCCTTCACGTTCTGGGGCTGGCAGCTCGTGATCGTGTTGGCGGCGGTCACCCTACCGCTAGGCATCACCAGCTCCAAGGAGTACGCCGAACTCGAGTGGCCGATAGACATCCTCATCGCCGTGGTGTGGGTGGCCTACGCGGTCGTGTTCTTCGGCACCATCGCCAAGCGGCGCGTGAAGCACATCTACGTCGCCAACTGGTTCTTCGCCGGCTTCATCATCACTATCGCGGTGCTGCACATCGTCAACAGCCTGGCGCTGCCCGTCACGCTCACCAAGTCCTACTCGGTGTTCGCCGGCACGCAGGACGCCATGGTGCAGTGGTGGTACGGTCATAACGCGGTCGGCTTCTTCCTGACCGCCGGCTTCCTGGGCTTGATGTACTACTTCATCCCCAAGCTCGCCGAGCGACCGGTGTTCTCCTACCGCCTGTCGATCGTGCATTTCTGGGCGCTGGTGTTCACCTACATCTGGGCCGGCCCCCATCACCTGCACTACACCGCGCTGCCGAACTGGACACAGTCCTTGGGCATGGTGATGTCGGTCATCCTGCTGGCGCCCTCCTGGGGCGGCATGATCAACGGCGTGATGACGCTGTCCGGCGCCTGGCACAAGCTGCGCTCGGACCCGGTGCTGCGCTTCATCATCGTCGCGGTGTCGTTCTACGGCATGTCGACCTTCGAAGGGCCGATGATGTCGATCAAGACCGTCAACGCCCTCTCCCACTACACCGACTGGACCATCGGTCACGTGCACTCCGGTGCGCTCGGCTGGGTGGGCTTCATGTCGTTGGGTTGCATCTACTACCTGTTGCCACGCCTCTACGGCCGCGAAATCTACAGCCTGAAGCTCGTCGAATTCCATTTCTGGGTCTCGACCATCGGCGTCGTGCTGTACATCTCCGCGATGTGGGTGGCGGGTGTCATGCAGGGCTTGATGTGGCGCGCGGTCAACAGCGACGGCACCTTGACCTACAGCTTCATCGAGTCGGTCAACGCGACTCACCCGTTCTACATCATCCGTGCCCTGGGCGGTCTTCTGTACCTGGCTGGCACGCTGGTGATGGCCTACAACCTGTGGCGCACCTGCAGCGGCGTCAAGCCGGTAGTGGCAGACATTCCCGCGCCGGCCATGGCGCACTGA